One genomic segment of Bacillota bacterium includes these proteins:
- a CDS encoding amino acid ABC transporter ATP-binding protein, giving the protein MLKIKGLKKQYGKQVAVDGVDLEVQRGETVVIMGPSGCGKSTTIRCINRLTEPDEGEILFDSRSVLNLDGEELRSFRRSVGFVFQQFNLIARLTVLENVMFHLVLAGVPRVQAEARAQQALAKVGLNGMEAKRPAALSGGEQQRVGIARALASNPQLMLWDEPTASLDPILVGEVLEVMEELVRTTNTTSIIVTHEVSFALKVADRIVLMDRGKIVETGAPQDIFTSPQSEIGRKYQRLIAG; this is encoded by the coding sequence ATGCTGAAGATTAAAGGTTTGAAAAAACAGTATGGTAAACAAGTTGCTGTTGACGGCGTAGACTTGGAAGTCCAGCGCGGTGAAACAGTCGTGATCATGGGTCCCAGCGGGTGCGGTAAATCAACAACAATCCGCTGCATCAATCGTTTGACAGAACCGGATGAGGGTGAGATTTTGTTTGACAGCAGATCCGTACTGAATTTAGACGGCGAGGAACTGCGCAGCTTCCGCAGATCAGTTGGTTTTGTGTTTCAGCAGTTCAATCTAATTGCCAGACTAACTGTGCTGGAAAACGTCATGTTTCACCTGGTTTTAGCCGGTGTTCCCCGGGTGCAGGCCGAAGCTAGAGCGCAGCAGGCCCTAGCTAAAGTAGGCTTGAACGGGATGGAAGCTAAACGTCCAGCCGCGCTCAGCGGTGGTGAACAGCAGCGGGTGGGTATAGCCAGAGCCTTGGCTTCAAACCCGCAGCTGATGCTCTGGGATGAACCGACGGCTTCCCTTGATCCGATTTTAGTTGGTGAGGTATTAGAGGTGATGGAGGAGTTGGTGCGGACAACCAATACAACATCAATCATAGTCACTCATGAAGTCAGCTTCGCTTTAAAAGTTGCGGATCGCATTGTCTTAATGGATCGAGGTAAAATAGTTGAGACGGGTGCACCTCAGGATATCTTCACTTCTCCCCAGTCTGAAATCGGCCGAAAATACCAGCGGTTGATTGCCGGCTGA